In Ooceraea biroi isolate clonal line C1 chromosome 1, Obir_v5.4, whole genome shotgun sequence, the genomic stretch GGCGGTCACGTGGATAATTCCACCGTGATTGAAATCGAATTGATTTCGATATGCGCGGTAAGAGTTGATGTTGCATAATGCATAAAAGAATCCGGTGCGATCGCAGAGTAATCCCCGTTTGCCGCTATCAACTAACTGggcaattatatttatcaatacaCATGATCGATTTACGAATACACGCCTGTAGGTATTTTCCCACAATAAACTCCATCTCGCAACGCGCAATttcgcgataaatatttaatttccgcCCTCGGAATCGATTGCGCATAAAGATAACTAAATACGCACGGATTTCGCTGAATTCCCCTTGTCGCTTTGCAATGCAAATTTCGCACGGGGCAGTCCACAACCGGCCCACTCTTATGAATATCTCAGACACGCGTATGCTCGTTATTTCACGTTGGCGGTTAAAAAGATTGCGCTCCCGACGAAGGAACGCGTCAGTCAGCACCAAGTAGGAAACATCAAACGGCGCCCCGAATTAAGGGATGAAGACGAAAAAGAAACACGGATCAGGAAGTGCGACTTACCGCTTGCTTCTTCTCCCAGTTCTTCATCGCTGACTTGTACTTCTCGAACTCGTGGCACCAGTCCGAGTAGATCTTCTGGTAGTCGTTGGATTTGGCGGGCGCCGAACACCTGTGCGCGTCCACCGTGATGTTGTACGAGCACAGAAGAGCACCGCCAAGCCAGCAGTCGTATCTGCCAGCGTCCTGCTCATTCACACCGACGATCACCAGACCCTTTTCCGAGGTCTCGATGAACTTGTCGCCGCCGGCGCCGTACTTGTACGCGATCTGATACCTGCCCTTCTCTTTGCTGTAATGGTACCACCGTACCTCCTGGTTCGCCAACACTTCCGGCATCTTGACAAAGCATCCCAGGTGTACCGACTGGCCCCACGTGACGACCAGTTTCCGTTTGCCGACGCTGCTGTCGCAAACGTCCGCCGTGCTGTTCGACACGTCCTGAAGAAGCCTGCGAGAAGAAAATCGAGGGTGacgatccgcgcgcgatcaGATTTTCTGTGTGTTCCGCGTACTCCCCGGCAcgctcgtgcgtgcgtgcgattTCATTTCCGAAATATCCCGAGAGATTGAATTCTGCACCAGTTGCAATTTTCCTTTCTCCCcggatattttttttatgttataaaagtatttcgtTTCGCTGGGGAACGAAAAACGAATCTGCGGTAACTGAAACACACGATGCGTAAAATCGGCGCGCAAACGCGCACTTTTGTTCCCGGGAGCTGCGTGTCGTAATTCGTAATTAAGCGAGTTAATTATGACGCGAATCAAATACATTTCGCCCTTTGTCCTGCGCGGCGCGCATCTCGCGCGTAAAATAATCCGGCCTAATAAATCGGTCTCGTGCATTCGCAATTTCGCAATCATGTCACGTACGccgagagaatgagagagaacgTTAAAACAGCGCACTTACCCAGGCTCGTACGGCTTGCACGTATTCGTATCTTTGTCCCATCCACAGTACGGATCATGGACGCATCGCAGGCAGTTGTCGTATCGGCGGGTGCACATCACCAAATCGATCTGCTTGATCCGATGATCAGACGCCACGTAGAGCGCCTTGTGCTCCTTCGAGATCTCCATCGCCTGGATCGGCTCGCCGGGCGTCACGTCGAAAACGTCCAGCAAGATCGACTGAGATTCACCGTTGCTGTCTACCCACTGCACAACCTTGTGAACGCGGCCGTCGCCTGTAACACACGAGGAAAGCGCGCTGATGAATTTTCCGATTTACCGGCAGATCAATGATCACTGATTGCGAATCATCACGCGTTTATCTATCATAACAATAGTGAATGCTTACTCGAGCCAGCGTAGTAGACGGTGTAGTCCAGGTCGATTCCCACGAAGTCGATGCGCAACTTGTCAACCACCAGGCGCGTGAGCATGACGTCTCGCTTGTAGAACACCGGCTTCTCGTTCTCGTGCGAGATGGCGGAGTCCATGAGCGGATGGGATCTTATGAAGTTCAGGACGGTGTCCGGCAGTGTCTCTGTGTCGTTGACGCACTGGCCCGGTCGCGGTTCCGGTACCTTATTAGACAAGACGGGCAGCCACGCGCTGCTGCTGGTCGCTTGCTCTTTGAACTTTCCACGGAATGCCTCTTGAATGGCGTCAATGTGGAAGGAGCATATCGCGGAGCCCATTAGTCCGTTCGTCGACGTGGTGAAGGTGCCGTAGAAGTGTGTGTCGTCGCCCGGCACCTTGTAAATGCTCTCTGAGCAGTAACGAGCAATAACGTGAATTACGCGTTACactatatatagatatatatatcgacCACGATGCGCGAATGTTGGATCGGTGAGACGAACTTTGCAAAGGCACGGAGGATTCGTGTTGCatattaatgcatttatattaatctgaTTGCATATTTGATCATATTAATTTGAGGCAAAATGTAACTGTACATGTCCATAGATATTGAATCCTGAATTTGATTGAATTAAAGGAAGAAGCGATAATTACGTTACgcggagaaaagagaaaagatgtAACTCATAGTGCATTGATACTCACGTATCTCGTTGAAGTAGAACGGGAACTCGCCGGGTATCGAGCAATTCAACCTAGCCTTGAGGTATGTGGCCCAATTTTGCGCGAGTATATTCTTACCGCCGGTATCCCTCTTGCAAACCCTGGCCACGCGAGAGTACACGCTCTTACCGCAATTTATATACTCCACCGCGGTCTcgcggaagaagaagaacacgTGGCTGCCGATGTCGTACGAGCCCACGAAATTCGGCTctgaaagaaggagagaagaaatatttcggGTTCTGTGATAATCTAATGCATCGCATCAGCCTCGTTCCGAAATAACTAACCGGTCCAGTGCAGATAGTTTGCGTGGGTACGCTCGCAATAATCGCGTGCAATGATAATCACAAATTGGATATTCGCCACAGACGGTACACGCGAACGACAATGTCCTCGCTCATCCCACATGTAAAAACTATCATCGCGCCGGGGTTGTTGAACCATGCTCAGACGCGGACAATAATTCTCCCGAATTCCGTTTAACCGCGGGCGAATCTCGCGGCGGAACGATATCATTTCGCATTCGCTTGCGAAGGAGGAGCAGAATACCCAGCGGAGTCGGATTGCAAACAATGCGCCCTGATTGTATTTCTTATAACTTGAAACGACAAAAGGAAGAAGGGGATAAAAGGAAAGttgtatttaataagaaaataattccgCGATTTGGTCATCGAAAGGAAGACAACTCGAGGGTAAACTGAACTCGGCagaaaaatagttttgtgatCGACAAGATTATCTTACGGTAAAATTTTCAAGCTTCTCCAGCaacaaacgcgcgcgcggataacgCGTTCGGTATTAAATCGCGATTTATCAAAGTCCAGCTGGGCGAGCTGGAAAAATTGCACGGCGTGGGAGGTACGAGCGCCGCCGAGGCGGCTTTATCATTGCGTCTCGCATAGTTGAGTTATAAGTTCAGTATCATCTTCGAATGAGATAAGTTGCGCGAGGAAAGAGTCCGAAATAACTTTGCCGCGAGCTCTCTTTCAACCAGCAGACAACGGATGTGCTCGCGAGCTCGAGCGAATCGGAGAACCATCACGTCGGTGATCGTTCGCAAACTCGCCGAGATTAATTTACCGTGGATTAACTGCAATTTGGGCGTCTTGTCTACCTTAGATGAGCGATTTTCAGTCATTCGCGCGCCAGAAATACCGACGATGTTAAATGATTCACTCGCGCTTCGCCTGCGATGTTATTGGAATTATTCGTGCTGCTTCATTTCTGGCAAATTGCTGATGCATTTTGTTCGGAAGGTTGCTCGGGAACTTGCGAGCTTTTGAGGTACAGTGTCATTCTCTCGTTATGATCACTTGACACATGGTCCACTTAGAACTCGGCGACATTTTACGAAACGGGAAGCGTTTGAcgcgatataaaaaatttaagtaGCTCATGCGCCATACTAGTCGACCTCCTAAAACATCTTGCGGCAGGAGTAGCATTAAAGTGTCGTGTGAGCGTTTTTACGTGGCACGCTTTTTGTACGATCATCACGAGGAGAGTGGAAACGCGAATGGTTCTCGTAGCCTTCGTTTAGCACTGTCGAAACTGCAAGGAGCTTAAAGCGACTTTAATGAACAAATACTCGTCGCTTTACGATCCGACATTGTAAAATCTCTTAACGGCCGTGCGCTCATTGCGATCATGGAGACTTCTCGTCGAGAGGCGGAACCGGGCAGGCGCACCTGGGCGCAAATCGCGCGATTATTCATGCCGATGACGCGGCCCGACGCGGAAAATCGAGCACAATCTCGCGTTGTGCGCGCACCGAATCGTCTCTTAATCCCGGCGTAATTGCTTGTTGTGCCGAGGAAACTGGTTTATCGCCGCATAACGGCGGAGTCAGAGTTCGGTGACGCGAGAAAATGGCGAAGGAAATCGAATTTTTGCCGCGTTCGAATCGCGCCGCAGCCACCGCTGCTGCCAGCCGGGGGGCCTCTCGTCGATTTTACATTATGCGACGGCGCTCGGCTGGAGGCCGCCGCAATCTCTCTCACGGTTCAGCGATTAAATCGATTGTCTGACGCTTCGACGGCGGAAGTTTGATATATTGAGACGGTACAGGCGGTACTGCGCGGACGGAAGGGTTGAGAGATCGGCCGCGGGGCAGAAGAAGTGAACGAGCGATGGGGGATGAGCAAGGGGGACCACCATCTCGAGGCGAAATGAGTTTTGATTGCGCGTCTCGATGCTGACGTCGAGCAACGTGCGACGATGAGCAAGGTGCTCATTCTGCTTACCGTTTTGTctcaagaagaagaagaagaagagcatCTCGTTACAACGCATCCGACGACTTCGCGATACTTAAGTTCGCGCAACGAGTTCAtggaagaggaaaaagagggggaggaggaggaagaagatgGAAGAAGATGGAAGAAGAGCGCGAGATAGGTAACGGCGTGATTTCGCAAGCGTGAGGAGCCGCGAAAGTAGACGTTCGTCAGCCGGTTATTCAGAGCTTGTTAAGTCCATCGCGTTCTGCTCGCCATTTTTCTTCGTCCGCCTTTCTGTTCTCCCGCGCGATCCGCGCCCTCCCTCGCGCGCACCGATTTCCCTTATCACGAACTCTCGCGCTGCGAACCACATCAGTCTTCATTGCATCCGCCTTCCATCGTCTCGGAGAGCAAACTCGAGAGGGAAGaagcaagaaagaaagattgagagagagaggaaggacgAAACAGGGACCTAGAGGGTTGCGAAGACTGCGAGGAGCGCGCGTGGGGCCCATTCGTCTCCCCCGTGGCTCCCGCCTGCATTTAATCAACGCCTCTGTTAATAGACAAACTCGATGCGCGGAGAATGGTCCTTGATGGTGGCGCAGTCTCTTGCTCGGAGGGTCTGAGCGAAGGTCGGAGGCTTCCTCCTTCGTCGAGACGGGGAGCAAGCAGCGTAGAggatgagggagagagaaagagaatagcGAAAGGGCTGGCGGCTTCGAAATTAAACGACGAAACAAATGGCTAATCATGCGTCCCGCGGGAGAGGGCGCGAAGGATACAAAGTGGGACAAAGTCGTCCCGCCCATCGCTTTTGCCGCTTCGGTCGTAACCCTcccggcggcgacggcgacgacgacgacgacgacgacgacgacgacaacgacgatgacggttGAAGTCGAGCGGGTGCTCGAGTGGCGGCACGCCTCGTCGAAGTGAGGAAAAGCGGAAGCGACCCTCTCGAGAAATACAAAGCAGCCGTCTAACCGTCTCGCGCCATTATTCCGCGCCGGAGTGTCGCGCGCTAATACTCGCCACAGCGGGATTGCGAAACCAGCGCGCGGTTAAAATTAACTCTCATCATCCGGGCAACCTACTTTCGTCTTTGCTACCCGATGCACTCGACACGAGTCGAATGAGACGAACTAGCCACGTTCGCAACGAGATTATTCGCGGGACGAAACTTTTACGACGGTTATTCCGCGCAGCGCAGTCAAACGCAGCCAAGGCGGTTCCGAGCGGAAGCGGAATTTCGATATTAAACGTACGCGTAACCAGATTTTTCGACGAGTATTGCTTGCGTCCCGTCACAGCCTGACGAACCTAACGAATCGGATTCTATTTACACTTGATCATCGCAAATCAGTGCGCCCGTCCGCCTGCCACCCGCTGCCGCCACTCGCGAGTTACGCTATTAAATTCCATGTCGGATCGCGTGCCTACATTCGACGCACGTTCTAATCTACATTTTCCAATTTCCTTGCCGGGCCGCTCTTGCCGCGCCCCTCACGTTCGCGCTCCGATAACGAAAAATCGAGAGAATCGCAATAATCCCGGCCGACGAATCAGGGAGTCGGTAAAACTGATTAAAGCTCGGCCTGCGAACAACGCTGCACcgtgaggaggaggaggaagaggaagagaaggtgGATGAGGCTGAAGAAAGAGGCAGAGAGGGACGGTTTCCGGCGGACGGCGGGAAAACTTTAACTTCTTCGGTCGGctcgctttctctcctttccccGGAAAGAGGAGGATACTTCGTCGAGAGCCGCGGCGTTTAGGACGAGGAGGATCGCGTCGGggtgttattttattacccTGCTCgtcgagggagagaaagggtgGGACGAAGTGGAGAAGAAGGAGCCGGCACCCTCTCTAACCGGCCCGATAGCGCATCTCTAGCACCGACATCGCCCTCGAAACTCCTATAATTCCACTCGTGGCCCGCCCCGCAGCCCCGCCGCATTTCCCTGCcttttccgcgcgcgtgaGTTCTCGCGGCGTCGTGGCCGAGCAGGCAACGGTGCCCCTCGGAAAATAGGCGGGGCAGTTTATTCGCATCCATTTGAACCCGAGGCGGTGTTCCCTCCAGGCTGATGCCGGGGGGTCCCACTTCAAAGCACTCACCGTCTGTTTCCTAAGCAACCGCCCCTTCCCGCGCGGGTTTCTTCGGGAAAACCTGCCTCGCTTTTTAGCGGATTCGGGCGACCCCCGATTAGATCCCGTGGCAGCGCTACGCCCTCTAAGCCTAATGGAAATTTCATTGTTGCCCCGACACGCCGTAATTATCGGGTTTCGGGTAAAGCTCCCTCTATGAAGTGCCGGAGATCTAAGTATCTCTGCTGGTGAACGCGACGATCAATAAAGGAGGCGAACGTTTGCGGGAAATGCGATCTACGCGTTCAAAGGATATTGCTGCGTAAATTCACAAACGCctcgaaatattataaagctCTTACAAAGCGTCATCGTTTTCGATCTCGACTGGAGTATCGGTGACCACTCGGGATTAAATACTACTCGTAGTAATGACATCGCAAGGAGAGTACTCACTGTCGAGCCACTTGGAGTCGTACTTGAGCGTCCTCTTGAAGCTGAACGCCTTGCGGCCAGTAGTCAAATTGTAGAGATCCGTGCGGAAGATGACGGTATCGGCTTTGGTGAATTCGGCGTTCGTGCCGGAATAAAGAGCCGGCAGGTCCCCGGGATTGCCCTTCTCGACCCAGACCGCCGTCGAATTGTCCGCAGGATCGTAGGGGCATTTCGCGATGCCCATCCCCACACCCGGTACAAACTCGTGGCGCGGTAAGTGAGTCAGATTGCTCTGGAAGAAAACGTCATTCGAGAAACGAGGTCAGATTGGAACTAACAATAAGGCGCTATAAAGACTAAAACGAAGGGAGGAGAGGTACTAGAATAAAGCGAAAAGAAATTTCTCTTCCCGGAGCTACTTCATTTGGAAGGCAATAAAGCTACGAAACGGAGcagcgtttaattaaattttttctgaGAAATATCGATCGCGACTCGTTCAACATGAAGGAAAGAAGTAACGATCATCCTGAAGCGGGTTTCGCGAGAATTTCATAAAAAGGGTCAATCATAATTTGTTAACGTCGCTGAATTAACAATGCTCTCCGATATGAATGATCGAGAATGTCTTTGGACGGCCCGAGTTTATTTAGTAGCTATAATCTCGGGTCGCAGCTTGCAGCGGTAAGCGAGTGGAGGTTATTATTAGGGGAGACATTACGACACACTCGGGGCTCCTAATGTTTCGACAAAGCGGGACCGGTGTTGTGTCCTTCCTGTATCGTTACATGGGTACTTAGACGTGAGATTCATTCTCCAGCTACGAACGACGATGCGACGCGTTTCGCGAAACTTTGCAAATCGCATCACGGAGGATTTCGCTTGAATGTTGCGATAACGCAtgtaaatttctattaataatagcaTTATTCATTACGGCTTTAAATATTTCGACGGGAATTAAATTGGAACGTACCGTAGGAATGCGTGACCGGCGGCGAAATTTATTCGTAACgccggaattaattaatgatattgtTTTCAGATGCCTCCTCCTCcgtttcgttattaattaattaaattaagcgTAAAGCAGAGCGCAAATCGGTATGCCTTGCGCATATCGCGCTGAATGCATAATACGTTCCAAGAGAGATCGCGCGGACGTGTGCAGGTATCGttttacattttcaataaACAAATGCTGGGGCGAACATTTAAACGTGTACACGTGCACGGCCTTTTTTTAAACTCTTTGTCAGATCGCTCGTTGTTTTTAACAATCTCGCAATCCAATCACAAACTGTCGCGTGTTActgaaatcaaattttaacGAATTCGTTTAGTGTGCATCGCAATTTGCAAAGTACAAAAGAATCGAATGATGTGAGAAGGCAATACGTACAATTTCGCTTCACACAATATCCTCTCCTCTGTGTCattaagaaaacaaaaataatggTAGCAAATTGTTTGTATATTGAACAACAAGTGAAAGTAACAAGTTCAATGACACAGAAATAAATCAGTTCGATGAAACAGAAATACTCAACGACGTTTGCTGGCAATCtcaatattagatattaaaacAGAATAATTCTTCAAACTcacatgtgtgtgtacgtgtgtgtttatattaacaataatatgaaatttaattagtaaCGTGAAAACTTACATAAATTACCCAGTCCTTGGGCGAGTGAGCGTTGGTACCACACATGTAAAGCCGATTGCCATCCCCCATGGGTTGTATCACTCTTATGTGATTTCGACAGTCGAAATGCTGGAAAAAATATACGAGGGTGAATTAAATTTGATGCTACGACGTGACGGCGGGAAAATGCTCACAGATAAAGTACGTTGCAAGAGGGTAGGCAATGCAATTCAATACCCTGCCGTAGACTTTTCGACAGAGCGCGAGGCGAGTGAGGAAGAGCGCGTCGCGGAATCATCGCGCGGAATCAGGCTGCGATCACGTCGCACGCGTATTTCGCGGGGAATCGGCGCGCGGGAAATGAATTGGCTTTGTCGTCACGTAGGGAATATTTGCGTGGACCTTACacctcgacgacgacgcgtaCACGGTGCATACGAATGAAGCCGTGATAAGGGAacgcgcccgctcgctcgtctACGACGGAAAACGCAGCAGCGCTCGCCGTTCTATCATCGTGGCCGCGCGACTCCGagatatgaataaaaatgcaagCGCGAGCAGAACATTAAACATTCTACACGTTTAACGCTAATTTTCGACAAAGTGCGACGCCGGTGATTTCGGGCAAGCTCGCGTAACGAGCGCGAGATCTTTCTCGTTATTTTACGATGTTCTCTGGCATGAATTCTCCGTGATATTTATGCTGCGGTGATAtgatttaatagaaataagtGATTTTAAGGAGATTATGAATATAGACGTTAATTCAGAAAGTGCGACAGCGGTGGAAACTGACAGATTACTCAGAGAGACGAGAGCTGCAGCGCTGCAATGatatttcttcctctttcttacCGTGCGCTAAAGATACCAACGAGATACATTCTTTCTTGGATCCGAGCGACACCGCAGCGTCTATTAAAGAGCAAGCTCGTGTCTCTTCATTTCGCCTTTGCGCGCCGTCAAAGAAACCGGTCCTTTTATTTCAGCACGCCGGCACTGTGCTCGCGAATACTTTCCTCCTCGATCTTATGTTCAACGCCTTCTTCTCTGtacctcttttctttctttttgcaatTGCAATTCTTTGGCCGCTCTACGACACGCGCTCAGGCCGGTTCGCCAATAccggaattaaaattttgttcaaagACTGCGCGCGAGTGGAACGAAGCTGTAATAGGACAGGATACCTACCTCCGATTTGCCTTTGGACACGCAATTCGCCACGTTGCTGGGCTCCAGATTCAAGGCGTCTCTCTGTAACAAAGAACAAAACATGGATCAAAGCATTCGTCagctgtaaaaaataaaagtgaagAATTTAAAGACATTATCGCGCGCATATGTACATTGTGATAGTCTCTTGATAGCCCGGTATACTCGAGTGTTTCCACTAAATATTTCACGCGAAAGACAAGGAAAATGCTTCTCTTGAGCGAGGCGTCGTAATTATACGTCTTTCGAAGAAAGCATGCGCGCAACTATTCCTCTCTCGGCAAGTGCCCTTTTCTCACGGACGGCCGCTTGACACGCTCGCGACCTCACGAGAGAGAGGCGTGACGAGTGTGCACTCCACATTTTGCAAGCTCGTCGTGTGTTGCACAACCGCGGCAGCCCCCTCGTAACGCGGTCGGGAAGGTGCTACAAATGCGCCGGGGAATAAGGTCAATATTCGGGATTTGCGGGGATGATATTCACGCGACGATGAAAATAACGGAgttcctcctctctccctgCTTACGTACTCCCGATTTACTTCACGTGCCGCATGTACCCCAACATAACGTTCCCCAAGCTGTTTCGCAGAATATCGTAATACGGTACTCTGGCGCGTGAAACGATCTAGAGAAAATTAGCTTCGCAGGCGTATTCTCGGAACCACCAAGTCTGTTTCTTCCTACCGACTTTTGGCGTTTCTGCCGGTGAACGTGATCGCACACGACGCAGGAAGTGATCCGATTGCGCGGGCAATCGTCCGAGACGCGTCGGGCCAGACGATCGATCTCCGCGCAGACGACACGTGCCGCTCCCCGGCGATGTCACGGCCAGAAACGTAGGCGTCGATTCTCGGCGATTGTCCCTCGATGGAACGTAAGGGCCAACCAAAACAACAGCGCTCGTCGACGACGTTGATCTATGACCAATAAATTACCGAAAGAATCGGCCACGCGTCGCAACGAGGGCGAGCGCATCATATCGAGCGAACGtacgaaagagaggaaagctCGCATTGAATAAAGCGATCCGCGCGATCGCATCTTTGCGATCTTCCGGCAAAAATCGCGATCAGTCAACCGCGATTTGGCGTGACCTCAAGAAGAAATGCTTGCTCGCTGCGTGCGGCGATAGTAAACCGAGAACCGGAGAGCAGAGTATCGATCGCGGTGGAGCATCGTTTGCAATTTTGCATTCCGCAGCGAATGAACTCCACATACTCGGCGCCAACTCCGCGACGCACTAAAATCTCTCCTGCATTGCGGgacagataaatataacaatattgttTCTACGTTTCCGCGCGACTCGTGCCACGCCGCGTACCGCGAAAGTCACATCCCCGTGCGCAATTTGTCGGACAGAATGTACATTGGCGGCGGTCCAGGCGACCTGCGCGCGGTTGAAGCGGGATGCGAGCGTGATTTACCCCGGCGGGCGCGCGGTGCATGTAACGGGTCGCAATATTCAGAACGGACCCTGGGAAGAGAGTGTCCCATTATAAGCATAATCCACTTACAAACAGCGCCGCATCTGCTCGCGAAGTAGaatattccgcgcgcgcacagaCACGCTAACTACGTTCTGCTCAAAGTTGCGCGATAAGCACGAGCGTGCATTACTATACACAGCAATGTAACGATAGCGGACCATTTGATTTTATTCCCAACTGTTGACTTGCCCTCCACCAAGTTATTCCCTTTGTTCCAGCAAGGTTCATCGATCCATCCATATTTGACAATCGTCCTTTCTCACCAGCCACTCGCTTGAAAGAGAACTCACAGTTGGAACGCACGAGTTTGCTTGGGGTATCGTTAGAATCACTCGCCAACTCGGGCCCTTCTCTCTCGCCGTTTTGCGAGTGTTGATAACGATGTATTATTCGTTAAACACTGCGGTGTATTAAGGCGGTGTACATAGTCGGCAGCTTGATGGTAATTAAAAGCGAAGCAATTCCTTGTATCCGCACTCGCTGTAAGTCCCTTTTGCGCGCGGATCTTTTTTTGTTATACTAATTATTACAATCCGGTCGTGGAGCCAGCCATGCCGAGCGAAAAAGAACAGCTGCTGGAGAACATCTCGTGGCGGAGATGAGCAAGCggagaggaagcgagagagagagagagagagaaaggagccTCTCTGCAATTCACTGATACGCG encodes the following:
- the LOC105278508 gene encoding semaphorin-2A isoform X3 yields the protein MRLSANGMDTSKNRIGRMISLFWFVSFFAGLSAEGTLEKLHEEHVREFSCGMLYYRTLYLDSKRDALYVGAMDKIFRLNLSNISHSNCERDALNLEPSNVANCVSKGKSEHFDCRNHIRVIQPMGDGNRLYMCGTNAHSPKDWVIYSNLTHLPRHEFVPGVGMGIAKCPYDPADNSTAVWVEKGNPGDLPALYSGTNAEFTKADTVIFRTDLYNLTTGRKAFSFKRTLKYDSKWLDKPNFVGSYDIGSHVFFFFRETAVEYINCGKSVYSRVARVCKRDTGGKNILAQNWATYLKARLNCSIPGEFPFYFNEIQSIYKVPGDDTHFYGTFTTSTNGLMGSAICSFHIDAIQEAFRGKFKEQATSSSAWLPVLSNKVPEPRPGQCVNDTETLPDTVLNFIRSHPLMDSAISHENEKPVFYKRDVMLTRLVVDKLRIDFVGIDLDYTVYYAGSSDGRVHKVVQWVDSNGESQSILLDVFDVTPGEPIQAMEISKEHKALYVASDHRIKQIDLVMCTRRYDNCLRCVHDPYCGWDKDTNTCKPYEPGLLQDVSNSTADVCDSSVGKRKLVVTWGQSVHLGCFVKMPEVLANQEVRWYHYSKEKGRYQIAYKYGAGGDKFIETSEKGLVIVGVNEQDAGRYDCWLGGALLCSYNITVDAHRCSAPAKSNDYQKIYSDWCHEFEKYKSAMKNWEKKQAQCASRLNDSNQNLHTNEVYGTPVV
- the LOC105278508 gene encoding semaphorin-2A isoform X2; translation: MVRLSANGMDTSKNRIGRMISLFWFVSFFAGLSAEGTLEKLHEEHVREFSCGMLYYRTLYLDSKRDALYVGAMDKIFRLNLSNISHSNCERDALNLEPSNVANCVSKGKSEHFDCRNHIRVIQPMGDGNRLYMCGTNAHSPKDWVIYSNLTHLPRHEFVPGVGMGIAKCPYDPADNSTAVWVEKGNPGDLPALYSGTNAEFTKADTVIFRTDLYNLTTGRKAFSFKRTLKYDSKWLDKPNFVGSYDIGSHVFFFFRETAVEYINCGKSVYSRVARVCKRDTGGKNILAQNWATYLKARLNCSIPGEFPFYFNEIQSIYKVPGDDTHFYGTFTTSTNGLMGSAICSFHIDAIQEAFRGKFKEQATSSSAWLPVLSNKVPEPRPGQCVNDTETLPDTVLNFIRSHPLMDSAISHENEKPVFYKRDVMLTRLVVDKLRIDFVGIDLDYTVYYAGSSDGRVHKVVQWVDSNGESQSILLDVFDVTPGEPIQAMEISKEHKALYVASDHRIKQIDLVMCTRRYDNCLRCVHDPYCGWDKDTNTCKPYEPGLLQDVSNSTADVCDSSVGKRKLVVTWGQSVHLGCFVKMPEVLANQEVRWYHYSKEKGRYQIAYKYGAGGDKFIETSEKGLVIVGVNEQDAGRYDCWLGGALLCSYNITVDAHRCSAPAKSNDYQKIYSDWCHEFEKYKSAMKNWEKKQAQCASRLNDSNQNLHTNEVYGTPVV
- the LOC105278508 gene encoding semaphorin-2A isoform X1, translating into MQRQRLLPDAMAVVRAAVLAAVLGQLLGPSTASRPAGAHPGHAYFEQPCCGRSHLRHHKEHVREFSCGMLYYRTLYLDSKRDALYVGAMDKIFRLNLSNISHSNCERDALNLEPSNVANCVSKGKSEHFDCRNHIRVIQPMGDGNRLYMCGTNAHSPKDWVIYSNLTHLPRHEFVPGVGMGIAKCPYDPADNSTAVWVEKGNPGDLPALYSGTNAEFTKADTVIFRTDLYNLTTGRKAFSFKRTLKYDSKWLDKPNFVGSYDIGSHVFFFFRETAVEYINCGKSVYSRVARVCKRDTGGKNILAQNWATYLKARLNCSIPGEFPFYFNEIQSIYKVPGDDTHFYGTFTTSTNGLMGSAICSFHIDAIQEAFRGKFKEQATSSSAWLPVLSNKVPEPRPGQCVNDTETLPDTVLNFIRSHPLMDSAISHENEKPVFYKRDVMLTRLVVDKLRIDFVGIDLDYTVYYAGSSDGRVHKVVQWVDSNGESQSILLDVFDVTPGEPIQAMEISKEHKALYVASDHRIKQIDLVMCTRRYDNCLRCVHDPYCGWDKDTNTCKPYEPGLLQDVSNSTADVCDSSVGKRKLVVTWGQSVHLGCFVKMPEVLANQEVRWYHYSKEKGRYQIAYKYGAGGDKFIETSEKGLVIVGVNEQDAGRYDCWLGGALLCSYNITVDAHRCSAPAKSNDYQKIYSDWCHEFEKYKSAMKNWEKKQAQCASRLNDSNQNLHTNEVYGTPVV
- the LOC105278508 gene encoding semaphorin-2A isoform X4, whose product is MDTSKNRIGRMISLFWFVSFFAGLSAEGTLEKLHEEHVREFSCGMLYYRTLYLDSKRDALYVGAMDKIFRLNLSNISHSNCERDALNLEPSNVANCVSKGKSEHFDCRNHIRVIQPMGDGNRLYMCGTNAHSPKDWVIYSNLTHLPRHEFVPGVGMGIAKCPYDPADNSTAVWVEKGNPGDLPALYSGTNAEFTKADTVIFRTDLYNLTTGRKAFSFKRTLKYDSKWLDKPNFVGSYDIGSHVFFFFRETAVEYINCGKSVYSRVARVCKRDTGGKNILAQNWATYLKARLNCSIPGEFPFYFNEIQSIYKVPGDDTHFYGTFTTSTNGLMGSAICSFHIDAIQEAFRGKFKEQATSSSAWLPVLSNKVPEPRPGQCVNDTETLPDTVLNFIRSHPLMDSAISHENEKPVFYKRDVMLTRLVVDKLRIDFVGIDLDYTVYYAGSSDGRVHKVVQWVDSNGESQSILLDVFDVTPGEPIQAMEISKEHKALYVASDHRIKQIDLVMCTRRYDNCLRCVHDPYCGWDKDTNTCKPYEPGLLQDVSNSTADVCDSSVGKRKLVVTWGQSVHLGCFVKMPEVLANQEVRWYHYSKEKGRYQIAYKYGAGGDKFIETSEKGLVIVGVNEQDAGRYDCWLGGALLCSYNITVDAHRCSAPAKSNDYQKIYSDWCHEFEKYKSAMKNWEKKQAQCASRLNDSNQNLHTNEVYGTPVV